Proteins from one Thioflavicoccus mobilis 8321 genomic window:
- a CDS encoding tetratricopeptide repeat protein, with the protein MNPRLGLISLLAASLANPLAGTAVWAATPPSPGSVATPEPSGPDRVPSESESHVELTADLLYAILLGEVADQRDDPWMAFAHYLEAAQLSSDPRLAELATRAALAANDSGAAQKAVDLWLELAPDSIAAEFLAAHVAIILGEDTEVEPHLQRVVDLIRPAGRNGFIKLAALAAAIEPAAQRLTLMRALVAEVPDNAAAHYALALVAADAKDYEQADAATRRTIELAPDWDQPRIILVRLLIAQGKRAEAREVLEQFVDTTPDGHLLRMLYAQLLVEDREFSDARNVFERMLHDTPKEPDVLFAIAILSLQLDDTSAARKYFERLYATGQRRDDAALYLGQIEEDAGEFDKALEWYAKVEGKTALDALVHSANVYAKRGEIAKAREVVAQLRDQWPEHAVNLHLIEGDLLQGNGRPELAMKVYDRALAAYPDNDDLLYARGLLAGSLGQPELLERDMRAIIAAHPDHADALNALGYTLADVTHRYQEAYELIERALMLKPEDPAVLDSMGWVLYKMGRYPEALEYLRQAYDRLSDAEIGAHLGEALWATGEHAEAWKVWNDALTANPDHEYLNQVIERHRQARPATAK; encoded by the coding sequence ATGAATCCGCGCCTTGGCCTGATCTCACTGCTCGCCGCCTCCCTCGCCAACCCCCTAGCCGGCACGGCTGTCTGGGCGGCGACTCCGCCGAGCCCTGGCTCGGTAGCGACCCCGGAGCCGAGCGGACCCGATAGGGTGCCCAGTGAGTCCGAGTCCCACGTAGAGCTCACGGCCGACCTGCTTTACGCGATCCTTCTCGGCGAGGTGGCCGACCAGCGCGATGACCCCTGGATGGCCTTCGCCCATTACCTGGAGGCGGCCCAGCTCTCGTCCGATCCTCGCCTCGCCGAGCTCGCGACGCGTGCGGCGCTCGCCGCCAACGACTCGGGTGCCGCCCAGAAGGCGGTAGATCTTTGGCTCGAGCTCGCCCCGGATTCGATCGCCGCCGAGTTCCTCGCCGCCCATGTGGCGATCATTCTCGGCGAAGACACCGAGGTCGAGCCACATCTGCAACGGGTCGTCGACCTCATTCGTCCCGCCGGCCGCAACGGCTTCATCAAGCTCGCCGCGCTGGCCGCGGCCATCGAGCCCGCCGCCCAGCGCCTCACGTTGATGCGCGCCCTGGTCGCCGAGGTCCCGGACAACGCCGCGGCCCACTACGCACTCGCCCTGGTGGCCGCCGACGCCAAGGACTACGAGCAGGCCGACGCGGCAACCCGACGGACGATCGAGCTCGCCCCCGACTGGGACCAACCGCGGATCATCCTGGTGCGCCTGTTGATCGCCCAGGGCAAACGTGCCGAGGCCCGCGAGGTGCTCGAGCAGTTCGTCGACACGACCCCGGACGGCCATCTGCTGCGCATGCTCTACGCCCAACTCCTCGTCGAGGATCGGGAGTTCTCCGATGCCCGCAACGTCTTCGAACGGATGCTGCACGACACGCCCAAAGAGCCCGATGTGCTGTTCGCAATCGCCATCCTGTCCCTGCAGCTCGACGATACCAGCGCCGCACGCAAGTATTTCGAGCGCCTCTATGCGACAGGCCAGCGACGCGACGACGCCGCCCTCTATCTCGGCCAGATCGAAGAGGACGCCGGCGAGTTCGACAAGGCCCTGGAGTGGTACGCCAAGGTCGAAGGCAAGACCGCCCTCGACGCGCTGGTCCACAGCGCCAACGTCTATGCCAAGCGCGGCGAGATCGCCAAGGCGCGCGAGGTCGTCGCACAACTGCGCGACCAGTGGCCCGAGCACGCGGTCAATCTGCACCTGATCGAAGGCGACCTGCTCCAGGGTAATGGCCGGCCCGAGCTGGCCATGAAGGTGTACGACCGAGCCCTCGCCGCCTATCCGGACAATGACGACCTACTCTACGCCCGCGGCCTCCTCGCCGGGAGCCTGGGGCAGCCCGAGCTCTTGGAACGCGACATGCGCGCCATCATCGCCGCCCATCCGGATCATGCCGATGCGCTCAACGCTCTGGGCTACACGCTGGCCGACGTCACGCATCGCTACCAAGAGGCCTACGAACTCATCGAGCGCGCCCTGATGCTGAAACCCGAGGACCCGGCGGTGCTCGATAGCATGGGCTGGGTCCTCTACAAGATGGGCCGCTACCCGGAGGCCCTCGAGTACCTGCGCCAGGCCTACGACCGCCTGTCCGACGCCGAGATCGGGGCCCACCTCGGCGAGGCCCTCTGGGCCACCGGCGAGCACGCCGAGGCCTGGAAGGTCTGGAATGACGCCCTGACCGCGAACCCGGATCACGAATACCTGAACCAGGTCATCGAACGCCACCGCCAGGCCCGCCCGGCCACCGCGAAATGA
- the ispE gene encoding 4-(cytidine 5'-diphospho)-2-C-methyl-D-erythritol kinase, translated as MRDIDAWQQPWPAPAKLNLMLRVLGRRPDGYHRLQTVFQFVDHCDLITFAPHADGLIERTNELPGVAPEQDLVVRAAQLLRATSGCRHGATIDVDKRLPMGGGLGGGSSDAATTLVALDHLWDTRLGTETLAELGLQLGADVPVFVRGLAAWGEGVGEELEPIELPEPWYLVLKPPCEVSTAAIFGDEDLTRNSPPITIRDFLSGEAGNDCLTVVTRRHPEVAAAMEWLRGWGEAKLTGTGACIFAAFATQGQAEAAHAAAPPQYSAFVAPGRNRSPLLERLNG; from the coding sequence ATGAGAGATATCGACGCCTGGCAACAGCCTTGGCCGGCCCCGGCCAAGCTCAATCTGATGCTGCGGGTGCTCGGCCGGCGACCGGATGGCTATCACCGTCTCCAGACGGTCTTCCAGTTCGTCGATCACTGCGATCTCATCACCTTCGCGCCGCACGCCGACGGGCTCATCGAGCGCACCAACGAGTTGCCGGGCGTCGCCCCCGAACAGGATCTGGTCGTGCGCGCCGCGCAGTTGTTACGGGCCACCTCGGGCTGCCGTCACGGCGCCACGATCGACGTCGACAAGCGTCTACCCATGGGCGGCGGTCTCGGCGGCGGCAGCTCAGATGCCGCCACGACCCTGGTCGCCCTCGACCACCTATGGGACACCCGCCTCGGCACCGAGACCCTCGCCGAACTCGGCCTCCAGCTCGGCGCCGATGTCCCGGTGTTCGTGCGCGGCCTGGCCGCTTGGGGCGAGGGGGTCGGCGAGGAACTGGAGCCGATCGAGTTGCCGGAGCCCTGGTACCTGGTCCTCAAGCCGCCGTGCGAAGTCTCCACGGCGGCCATCTTCGGTGACGAGGACTTGACAAGGAACTCGCCGCCGATCACGATACGCGACTTTCTCTCCGGCGAGGCGGGAAACGATTGCCTGACGGTCGTCACTCGTCGCCACCCGGAGGTCGCCGCCGCGATGGAGTGGCTGCGTGGCTGGGGTGAGGCCAAACTCACCGGTACAGGCGCCTGCATCTTCGCTGCCTTTGCAACGCAGGGGCAAGCCGAAGCCGCGCACGCCGCCGCGCCGCCGCAATACTCGGCCTTCGTCGCGCCCGGCAGGAACCGCTCCCCGCTGTTGGAGCGATTGAACGGTTGA
- a CDS encoding ribose-phosphate diphosphokinase, whose translation MPNSHMMVFSGNANRNLSAEIAWHLSLPLGKAVIGQFSDGEVMTEIQENVRGRDVFVVQPTCAPTNDNLMELLVMIDALRWASAGRITAVIPYFGYARQDRRPRSARVPITARLVAKAIGHAGADRVLTVDLHADQIQGFFDIPVDNVYASPILLGDAWRQKYPRLMVVSPDVGGVVRARALAKRLDDADLAIIDKRRPRANEAKVMNIIGDVRDRSCVLVDDLVDTAGTLCRAAAALKEHGAAQVVAYCTHPVLSGPAIDNIRESQLDRLVVTNTIPLSPEAQACEKIRQLSIGELLAETIRRISNEESVSSLFVD comes from the coding sequence GTGCCTAACAGCCACATGATGGTGTTTTCGGGAAACGCCAATCGCAATCTGTCCGCCGAGATCGCCTGGCATCTCAGCCTGCCGCTGGGCAAGGCCGTCATCGGCCAGTTCAGCGACGGCGAGGTGATGACCGAGATCCAGGAGAACGTCCGAGGCCGCGATGTCTTCGTCGTCCAGCCGACCTGCGCGCCCACCAACGACAACCTGATGGAGCTGTTGGTGATGATCGACGCGCTGCGCTGGGCCTCGGCCGGGCGCATCACCGCCGTCATCCCCTACTTCGGCTATGCCCGCCAGGACCGACGGCCGCGTTCGGCGCGGGTCCCGATCACGGCCCGGCTGGTCGCCAAGGCGATCGGCCACGCCGGGGCCGACCGCGTCCTGACCGTCGATCTGCACGCCGATCAGATCCAGGGCTTCTTCGACATCCCGGTGGACAACGTCTACGCCTCGCCGATCCTGCTCGGCGACGCCTGGCGCCAGAAATACCCGCGGCTGATGGTCGTCTCGCCGGACGTCGGCGGCGTCGTGCGCGCCAGGGCCCTGGCCAAGCGCCTGGACGACGCGGATCTGGCCATCATCGACAAGCGCCGCCCGCGGGCGAACGAGGCCAAGGTCATGAACATCATCGGCGATGTGCGGGATCGTTCCTGCGTCCTCGTCGATGACCTCGTCGACACAGCCGGGACCCTGTGCCGGGCGGCGGCGGCCCTCAAGGAGCACGGCGCCGCCCAGGTCGTCGCCTACTGCACCCACCCGGTGCTTTCCGGGCCGGCGATCGACAACATCCGCGAATCGCAGCTCGACCGGCTGGTGGTGACCAACACCATCCCGCTGAGCCCGGAGGCACAGGCCTGCGAGAAGATCCGCCAGCTCAGCATCGGCGAGCTCTTGGCCGAGACGATCCGACGCATTTCGAACGAGGAGTCGGTCAGCTCCTTGTTCGTCGACTGA
- a CDS encoding 50S ribosomal protein L25/general stress protein Ctc, with protein sequence MSVNFDVIGQPRHDTGKGASRRLRRTGQVPAIVYGGHQEPEMISVSHSELLRHLNNEAFYSHVLDLQVGERNTKVVLKDMQRHPAKPFILHVDFQRVSAGEKIRMVVPLHFENEQQSKGVKLGGRVSHSVTEVEISCLPKDLPEFIAIDMTEMDIGDVIHLSEIPLPAGVELAHAPDPDEPVVILHSGHSGTAAGEEEEGEGEEQP encoded by the coding sequence ATGAGCGTGAACTTTGACGTCATTGGCCAACCCCGGCATGACACAGGTAAAGGTGCGAGCCGCCGCCTGCGTCGTACCGGGCAGGTACCCGCCATCGTCTATGGCGGGCACCAGGAGCCGGAAATGATCTCGGTGTCGCACAGCGAGCTGTTGCGCCACCTCAACAACGAGGCCTTCTACTCGCACGTGCTCGACCTCCAGGTCGGGGAGCGCAACACCAAGGTCGTCCTCAAGGACATGCAGCGCCATCCCGCCAAGCCCTTCATCTTGCACGTCGATTTTCAGCGAGTGAGTGCCGGCGAGAAGATCCGCATGGTCGTCCCGCTGCATTTCGAGAACGAGCAACAGTCCAAGGGCGTCAAGCTCGGCGGGCGGGTCTCGCACTCGGTCACCGAGGTCGAGATCAGCTGCCTGCCGAAGGATCTCCCCGAGTTCATCGCCATCGACATGACCGAGATGGACATCGGTGACGTCATCCACCTCTCCGAGATTCCGCTACCGGCCGGCGTCGAGCTGGCCCACGCCCCGGATCCGGACGAGCCGGTCGTCATCCTGCACAGCGGCCACAGCGGCACCGCCGCCGGCGAAGAGGAAGAGGGAGAAGGCGAGGAGCAACCTTGA
- the pth gene encoding aminoacyl-tRNA hydrolase translates to MADDRIRLIVGLGNPGPQYELTRHNVGFWLADRLAAQEGCAFRADSKLHGTLCRLTLSGRDVRVLKPSTFMNRSGQSVAATARYFSIAPEEILIAHDELDLPPGSVRLKQGGGHAGHNGLRDTIQQLGSRDFWRLRIGIGHPGDKSQVVGYVLNRPTRDEGALIVDAVDEAERSLAEIVTGGFQRAMNRLHGPAR, encoded by the coding sequence ATGGCAGACGACCGTATCCGCTTGATCGTCGGCCTGGGCAACCCGGGCCCGCAATACGAACTCACCCGCCACAATGTCGGCTTTTGGCTCGCCGACCGGCTCGCCGCGCAAGAGGGATGCGCCTTCCGCGCCGACTCGAAACTGCACGGAACGCTCTGCCGCCTGACGCTCAGCGGCCGCGACGTCCGGGTGCTCAAGCCGTCGACCTTCATGAACCGCAGCGGCCAGTCGGTCGCCGCGACGGCCCGGTACTTCTCGATCGCGCCCGAAGAGATCCTCATCGCCCACGACGAACTCGACCTACCACCCGGCTCGGTGCGACTCAAGCAAGGCGGCGGGCATGCCGGCCACAACGGGCTGCGCGACACCATCCAGCAGCTCGGCAGCCGCGATTTCTGGCGCCTGCGCATCGGCATCGGTCACCCAGGCGACAAGTCCCAAGTGGTGGGCTACGTGCTCAACCGTCCGACCCGTGACGAGGGGGCGCTGATCGTCGACGCCGTCGACGAGGCCGAGCGCAGCCTGGCCGAGATCGTGACAGGCGGATTCCAGCGGGCGATGAACCGTCTCCACGGCCCAGCCCGATGA